The sequence below is a genomic window from Ipomoea triloba cultivar NCNSP0323 chromosome 2, ASM357664v1.
GTAAATTTATTGATTGTCCTAAGCAAGACCTTGTCATTTCTCTTTCCTTGGGTGCCCCTGATTAATTGCCTGAAGATGTGCTTGCAAATTTCTGAAATTCTCTTCTTCGGTTTCACAGTTGATTTTTTATTCTATTCAATTGTGTAAATGGCATACTGGAAATTTGCATATGTACTTATCAAATCTGTTCCACTCTTGATGTGTGAATTTTAAGATCTTGTTCCTTATAATTTGCTCTAGGACAATAACATTCTTGAGGGATTTAATGCGGCAAACCAAGCATCTAAACTACAATTTTTGGAGGTTTCTAATTTTGAAGGAACCCTGTTTCAGAGGTATATGTTTATGTGCATGTTAAACCAAACATCTACTCTAGAACTGAGCCAAAGTGTAGTTCTATGTGCATGTTAAGGGAGCAATGATAGTTCTTGTCTCGCTTGTATACTCAGCTAATGGTGCTGTGCTGTGTTGTATCATTCACAGATTCCCTTCTGAGTTGCTAAAAGAGATGAGTAAGGATTGCCTTGTCATGCAAAATCATCATGTGAGTTACACCagaacaaaattttattgtCATCATTGGTGGTGCATTCAAATTTTGGTTGCTTATTCTAAAATAGCTGGGTTGAATTCATGCTTACTGCCTCCTTATTTGACATTTGCCTTCCTACAAGCGTGATGAGATTTTCTACTGACAgagattttagagtttatagctaataaatgtgtgtgtgtgtgtgtgtgcgcgtgtgtGCGCGTTTGCCTTTATCTATCAATCGTGCCTTTTTAGTTCATCATTGTGTGTTATTTTTTAGTAACAAACCCATTCATACTTTTCCTTGTAAAACAGTATGGCATTTCACCTGAAAAATTCCGAGCGAATGCAGACTTGTGTAACTTTTTCAAGATTTTGACGACAAGTGCTGATCAAGACAACAAGGTAACGAAATAAGATATCAAATTTGACAATTCCTACTACTGCATCTCCTTCAAAGGGAGGCTGCTCACATTTGCAATTGATTATTTCAGATCTATGTCTCCACAGTTCAAGCAGAGCAGTACCCTGTAACTGCTGTACAATGGCACCCAGAGGTAAGAGTCTCCGTGAAAATACTAAATATCCCtgtaaatattcaaatatttgttATTGGATACTGGTGTACCTTTTACTGCTACAAAGATTAAAATTGTGTATATGGTGCTGCAGAAAAATGCTTTTGAATGGGGCTTATCTGAGATTCCACACACTGAAGATGCAATTCTAGTGACTCAAAATGTTGCCAACTACTTTATCAGGTGGGTTTATTTTCCTTCTCCTTTTTCACTGTAGGAATAGGAAAATGGAATATGGCCCGTTTGGTAACATAGCTGATAAGCCAATTTTGGCTGGTTTGACTGGTCAATAGGCTACtttaagtgtttggtaaaatggctTATTGCATTAGCTTATTGGGGCAATAAGCCAAAATCCGAAAAGTTAAGAAGAGTAGAGGTTTTGATTAGTTGATTGaccttaattatgaaatgaccaTTTTACCCTTTGTCATCCCTAACATTTGTATCTTTCTTGTTGTTGTTCATCTGCCTTgcccctttttcttttttgtttccttaacaacaataataattttctttttgatttcactcatcattgtaattcataataatataataataataaataaataaataaataaaaattataaaagtaatttaagagttaataaatTAGGACAATATGTTTATGCCCTTGTATGTCATTTTACATACAATCAGCTAAAATTAATAGCGGATTTTTCTCACACTTTTTTACAACCAGCCGGTCAAACTAGTTAATccaatcagctatcaactataAGCAATCAACCATTTGCCAAACACTTCCATAtcaatttaagattttaagtGTATTTTGATGGAACTCTTATTCAATtgacttccttaaaaaaaaaagtgctttTTGCATATCTTGTTCAAACTCCTTAGAATTATTGTTCACATGCCTTAGTCAATTCTCTGTTGTGGTGATAGAAGGAGGACGAAGGATTTAAGCaacataattaaataaacaaagtccggaattttttttatttttttttaaaaaacagaACTTCCTCTGTTGAATACTTGATGATCCAGGCTTGGAGAATACAAAGCCAACTTACCCttacaattattttcaaatatccCCTTTTTGATTCAGCATTGTATTTACCATTTTTCAGTGAAGCTAGGAAATCTTTAAACAGGCCAGATGCTCAAAAAGTGCTTAACAACCTTATTTACAACTATAGTCCCTCTTATAGTGGGAAGTCTGGGTAAGCAATTTTTCTGCCTGATTTCAGAGTAAACCAATGAATTTCTGGGTGTTTATTTCCCTTCCTGTGTCTTGCAGGAGCGGTTTTGATGAGGTTTACATCTTCACTCAGAATTCTGGTCTGAGTTCTCTGTAGATACAGGTCTAGTGTATAATGTATATGAACATGACTATATGATTGTGAGAATTCTCtgtaattatgtgtattcatatCTGTCTTATTGCTAGCTATGTAAGAACCTTTGACATTTTTCATTGGaaaaatattgtttaatttCTCTGAATTTGATGAAAGCATCAGTTATGTCATATCTGTGATGTTTTGTCCTTTCCTTGTGGCTGTTAGACCTTGCTTGCACATGCTGAGGAACCTCCATAGTGCTCTGAGTATTCATTTTGCTTGGATATTGTTTGTAACTTTACTTATGCAGGTTTCATCAATAAGGATGTATGTTTTGATTCATTCGAATGGTAATGTAGTTGTTTATTGCATTAAAAGATCAATGAACCATATAGCTCATATACTTGCTAAAGTTTTGGGCTCTGGCctagaacaaaataaattaattgcattTTATCAAATTATAGAATATATCTTATCatttactatttttaattatcCAACAATTAGGGGACCAGAAGTGaaatttattcaaaaataaatgcaGCTTAGGGAGTTGGTCTATGAGTCAATTCCAATattatttagaacaaaaaacaaagaatttaaTACATTGGTTTGGCATTTTTATCATTATTGAACTTGGTTATGCGTGTCACAAACTGGTCGGCTTGAAGATTATGTTAGGACCCCATTTTGACGTGAAAGGCCGATGGGTTTGGATTTCCCTTTCTTTACTAATTAGGATTTGCAACCACATACATATGACTGCCTTCCTGTGGTACGGTATAAAATTGTAATAACTCTTAACTACAATGAAATTCTTGGATTTATGAAAGACGAACAACTGCGAAAGCATTTGTCaaggatgttttcattaatcaagaacGAAAGTTGGGGGCTCGAAAACGGGAACAACCCAGCCTTAGAATCGGACGGCATCGCTGTTCGAATTGTAGTCTGGAGAAGCGTCCTCAGCGGCGGACCGGGGTGGGCAGCTTGTTAAACAGAAAAGATAACTCTTCCCGAGGCCCCCACCGACGTCTCCGGACTCCCTAACGTTGTCGTCAACCGCTACAGAGGTAAATTGAATAAGATTGTATGACGaattaagttaaaataatgttagAAAAAATCGAACTCTTAACcgttaaatataaaaattatattccatTCACTCGATCACCCCTTAGCTTTCAGGTAaactttgtttgttttattgttGCTTCAACTGGTGGGTATCCAGCGATTATGACAAACTTAATGATGGTTTCGCTCTAATAAGTAATAGCCAACATAAATCATGCTAATCGCGCTTGTACCTTGCGTGCCATACATGCATAATGCATGTGGAACTTGTTAGTGAATGTATACCCGATGATGCAATTAAAAGAAAACTTACATACATGCCATTAatcttgtgctcaaatggcacgTAGTGGCTCTCCCATAGTCCTATACGAAAGGTCATGAGATCAAGCCTCAGTGGgtttcaaaaatttaaatgttagtGATATCTATTTAAACATATAAGCAATTCAGCACCCTTTCAGTGACAAGTAAACTTTCTTTGTAGGAAGAATTTCAGGTAAAAAAtgagaattaatttaattgaattttttaactcttattttcgatataactatttataaactaaaaaagaaaCCGACCAGTAAATGTTATTAATGGTGATTAATAACAATTAGTGACCATCAATgacatatattaatattaaaacttaaaaaacaAACTGGGTAAAACAATGGCCattagtttgttttttttttttttttttttttttttttttttttttttNNNNNNNNNNNNNNNNNNNNNNNNNNNNNNNNNNNNNNNNNNNNNNNNNNNNNNNNNNNNNNNNNNNNNNNNNNNNNNNNNNNNNNNNNNNNNNNNNNNNNNNNNNNNNNNNNNNNNNNNNNNNNNNNNNNNNNNNNNNNNNNNNNNNNNNNNNNNNNNNNNNNNNNNNNNNNNNNNNNNNNNNNNNNNNNNNNNNNNNNNNNNNNNNNNNNNNNNNNNNNNNNNNNNNNNNNNNNNNNNNNNNNNNNNNNNNNNNNNNNNNNNNNNNNNNNNNNNNNNNNNNNNNNNNNNNNNNNNNNNNNNNNNNNNNNNNNNNNNNNNNNNNNNNNNNNNNNNNNNNNNNNNNNNNNNNNNNNNNNNNNNNNNNNNNNNNNNNNNNNNNNNNNNNNNNNNNNNNNNNNNNNNNNNNNNNNNNNNNNNNNNNNNNNNNNNNNNNNNNNNNNNNNNNNNNNNNNNNNNNNNNNNNNNNNNNNNNNNNNNNNNNNNNNNNNNNNNNNNNNNNNNNNNNNNNNNNNNNNNNNNNNNNNNNNNNNNNNNNNNNNNNNNNNNNNNNNNNNNNNNNNNNNNNNNNNNNNNNNNNNNNNNNNNNNNNNNNNNNNNNNNNNNNNNNNNNNNNNNNNNNNNNNNNNNNNNNNNNNNNNNNNNNNNNNNNNNNNNNNNNNNNNNNNNNNNNNNNNNNNNNNNNNNNNNNNNNNNNNNNNNNNNNNNNNNNNNNNNNNNNNNNNNNNNNNNNNNNNNNNNNNNNNNNNNNNNNNNNNNNNNNNNNNNNNNNNNNNNNNNNNNNNNNNNNNNNNNNNNNNNNNNNNNNNNNNNNNNNNNNNNNNNNNNNNNNNNNNNNNNNNNNNNNNNNNNNNNNNNNNNNNNNNNNNNNNNNNNNNNNNNNNNNNNNNNNNNNNNNNNNNNNNNNNNNNNNNNNNNNNNNNNNNNNNNNNNNNNNNNNNNNNNNNNNNNNNNNNNNNNNNNNNNNNNNNNNNNNNNNNNNNNNNNNNNNNNNNNNNNNNNNNNNNNNNNNNNNNNNNNNNNNNNNNNNNNNNNNNNNNNN
It includes:
- the LOC116005822 gene encoding gamma-glutamyl hydrolase 2-like isoform X2; amino-acid sequence: MGIYFPILLLISGFLTSANRNPTALLPSEPQLKLSANCPAPDGNLNYRPVIGIVSHPGDGAKSRLSNASDVSYIAASYVKFVESAGARVIPLIYNEPPEILIEKLNLVNGVLFTGGSSKTGLYFEVVKKVLEKNDAGDHFPLLAICLGFELLTMIITKDNNILEGFNAANQASKLQFLEVSNFEGTLFQRFPSELLKEMSKDCLVMQNHHYGISPEKFRANADLCNFFKILTTSADQDNKIYVSTVQAEQYPVTAVQWHPEKNAFEWGLSEIPHTEDAILVTQNVANYFISEARKSLNRPDAQKVLNNLIYNYSPSYSGKSGSGFDEVYIFTQNSGLSSL
- the LOC116005822 gene encoding gamma-glutamyl hydrolase 2-like isoform X1, translating into MGIYFPILLLISGFLTSANRNPTALLPSEPQLKLSANCPAPDGNLNYRPVIGIVSHPGDGAKSRLSNASDVSYIAASYVKFVESAGARVIPLIYNEPPEILIEKLNLVNGVLFTGGSSKTGLYFEVVKVIFQKVLEKNDAGDHFPLLAICLGFELLTMIITKDNNILEGFNAANQASKLQFLEVSNFEGTLFQRFPSELLKEMSKDCLVMQNHHYGISPEKFRANADLCNFFKILTTSADQDNKIYVSTVQAEQYPVTAVQWHPEKNAFEWGLSEIPHTEDAILVTQNVANYFISEARKSLNRPDAQKVLNNLIYNYSPSYSGKSGSGFDEVYIFTQNSGLSSL